The Rattus rattus isolate New Zealand chromosome 13, Rrattus_CSIRO_v1, whole genome shotgun sequence nucleotide sequence ACCTTACAGCAAGCTGGAAATCACCCGAGTTCCTACCTGCGTTCGAAAAGTTCGCAGGGCAGTGAGCAAACTTCCAGTGACACCTGCCTTAGAGAACTGTCATAGCCATTCAAAGGTCATCTTCAATGACCCTATTTGTGGGACATTCGTTGACAAGTGGCAAATTTGACCTGTGTGTCGAGAGTTGTACCTGCGTAACTCCTGAAACTGTTGTCAAAATGCGTTCACCCACACTGCTAGAGAAATACCACATAGCCCCAGTGCGTTCAGGGATGAGCAGAGGGAGGAGTTCAGGAACTCCCACATAACAATATAACATGGAGACTTCTCCGAATTGCCCAACTACACCTCTAATGGCAGCCACCATCTCACTAGCTCAAACCCACATTCTCTCAGTGCCCTGCAATCAGAGAAGGCTCCCAGGACAAGACAAGGGCACCACTACGATTGCatggctctgcttcctgtgagCATGCCAGCCGCTGTCAGTCCTAAGGTAGGATTGTCTCTATGTATCTTCTAAATGGGTCCGGGGAGTGGCTCCTAGTGGAAACGATGTATCCACATCTTCAAGGCTGGAATAAAAATCAGAATGGAACCCAACACCGAAGCTATCAGAAAGAGCCACAGGAAGATGCGGTCCAGAACTTGAGCCACAAATTTCCAGTCTTGCACTACCTGCAAAGGAGAAAAAGTCTTCGTTCATTCAAGAGCCTGAGCAGCCCTTTCTGAACTCAGTAAGGGTTGGGAATAGAGCAATATTTGATTCAGGACACTTCAGTTTCAAAATGTATCTACACATCACTGATGGCGCCAGCTTGGAGTCTATCTGGTGAGGTTATCCATCGCACCCCAAGAAAATAGCTTGCAAGGTGCATGTTTAGGAACATTTCTCAACAGTGAAGATGTAAAACAGAAACTCCAGGATTATTTGGATACCTGGAGATATGCTGgtcaaacacaaataaaaaaaaacctgattttatttttatacaatgcTTCCTTGCACACCTATAAAACCAATCACAaactgatgtcttttttttttttacttttttttttacggTCCAGCGTTATTGGCCGCCTCTCAACAAACTGATGTCTTTAAAGCATTTGTAATTAAGTCATAGGATTTCCCTCCTACTCCACAAGTGGGTGTGGCTCCTACAGATCCGGACAGCactggggaagagaaggaatgaCAGGGGTCTGTGGATTCTTTAGTTAGGCAGAAACACTGCAGGAGAATGGGTACCAGCCTGCAGCAGCAGGTCCAGGAAGTATCAAGTCGTGAGCTGGGGAAATCTGCAAAAGAACGGAAGTTCACTTTTCAAGGGACAGAGTCCAGTTTCTGCACCATAGTCTGACACTTACAGCAGTTTCACAGAAAGTTTCAATGTATAACCATAAGAAAGGAAATACACTCAATGGAAACCACTCCAGATCTTGAGAGACGAGGAAGGAGCGGGATGCTGACGGAGGGAGGAGAGGTTGTTCACAAGGACCACATTCTGCGGTAACGCACATCACCATGGCTTTCCTGTGCACGCCTCGGTTACACGACCCTATCACCTCCCGGCACACTCACCTGGCTGATGAAGTGTTCCTTCTTCACATGCCTGGAAATGTATCTGATGGACTCGGAGGCCTTCTCCAGGAAAGCGACCAGAACTCTTTCTCCATCACTAGCGGGAGTCTGTTTCCTTTTGCCTGAGACTTTCCTCCTCACGGCTGTATCACTCTCCTTTCCATCCGGGAAAGAGAAGCGGTCCATGGGGTCCTTCATGCACAGCCATCTCGGGAGCCTTTGCAGAAATAGCCTCTTCACCCAGGGGGCCATGGGATGGTACGTTGAGGAAGATCTGTGGTGGACATTAATTACAAAAACCGTGACGATAATAGACAGCGTGACAAAAATCATAATGAAGAGGAGGTACTCGCCAATGAGGGGGATGACCTTCGAAGAGGACGGGATTATTTCTTCAATCACTAAAAGAAACACTGTCAAAGAGACCAAAACGGAGGTGGATAATGAGAGTTTTTCCCCTTCGTCCGAGGGTAGGTAGAACACCAGGACCGTGAGAAAAGACAACCCCAGGCAGGGGATTATCAAAAAGAGCGTGTAAAACAAGGGCAAGCGTCTCAGGACAAAAGAGTAGGTAACAAACGGATAGGAGTAAAAGCCTTCTCTTCTGTTGCCCTTCATCCCTTTTGCGTTGAGTATCTCCCACTCTCCGTTATCAAAAAAGTCTTTCCGGTCAACGTTTTCATTGATTAGAATGAGGTCAACCATGGTACCGTCGTAAGTCCAGGATCCAAACTTCATCGAGCAGTTCTGCCTGTCGAACGGGAAAAATGTGACATCCATGGTGCAGGAACTCTTGTAGCTGGCGGGAGGAGTCCAGCTGACGGTTCCACTGGACTTCACAATGGCCTTGGTCATGAGGGAGCCCTCAAAACGTCCGTCAGCACTGCCATGAAAGTAGTCACCGGTTAGTGGCTGGTTGGACACTCACAGGAGGCAATCTACATGGCTTTCCTTTCCTACCAGAATGTCAAGTCTTGCTTTACAAAGAAACCATGTTATGAAGAAACATAGTTAATTTTTCTGCCCAAAGCAGACTTTCGGCATCTGACCAATGCAGTATTCCTCTAAGATACTTACTTTTCAAAGAGAACTATGTCAGGCAGCCAGAGGGATTCCGATGGAACCTTTATCGAATTAATTCCACCATATTCTTCCGGATTCCAGCGTAATTTTTGGTCTGTCCATTCCTGCATGAAACGGGTATGCAGCAACTTTATTCTGAAAATTCAGTACTGTGGAAGTGAAGATCTCCCAATTCCTTCAATTTACCAGCCCATCATTTTGTTACAAAAGGGATTTTCACCCAGATTAGAACTATCTAGGATTCCCTGCAGCTTCTGAATACAGTGTAAGCCATCCTGAACTTCTACAGGCCCATGTATGAGTCAGTGAAGAGCCTAATCACAGAGGGCGTTGATTCATGCTTGTTTTTTTCGTCTTTTctcttaagaaacaaacaagaaaggccACAGTTATGTGGGAAGGTGCGTGTCtctagtcccagtacttgggaaggtAAGCCTAAGAGGACCTTAAACTCAAACCTGCTTTATACAATGAGACCCTTTCTAAAAAGGAATGGCCATCTCATTCGGTTCATTCCAGGAGGACTGTCTATTGAGATTTCTGTCCCTTGACAATAGGAACATATGATCTCGACCTGTTACTGTGAAATGTTCAGTTCTGCTGACCATCCCCCATGGCACTGTCACTTTTATACAGAGCAAATGGACAGAGACTTAACTTTTATAATTTATCTAAATTGACTTTGTAAACTCCtaattagcattttaaattatGTCCCTAATATTCTGGGCCTCCATATGTTCCGGTTTTTTTCTTCAAGCACTAGAAGGGTCCACACAGGGTGAGGCTTCCTGGAGAACAATGATGCCATCTAGGTCATTAAAAAATCAGGAATTGGCAGATGGGTGGCTTAATTGAATGGTAAAATACTGAAATATGTATGATGCCTTAAAAGGTGCAAATccctttctaaatatttattttatacccatATCTTTGTGAGGTCTCAACTGTGGTCAATTCGTGGACCCATAACTGTTCAAAGTGTTCAGAACTAGGACTGATCAGTAATAGATAGAATATCTATATCAATCTCCCCAAACCCTGCCACCCCACCCATGGGTCAGGgaccatcacagaagaggggacaggaaaaatataagagccagaggtcaaggtcaacagtgtcttctggacatgaccgGCGATGCTTTCCTGAACTCATTGTAGCTGTGGTTATCTGCACAAAATGTGCACAAGAGGAAGCCAGGTGCTGTTCCagtagagaaggagaagggacagCCAAGCTCCCACCCCATCTGACCCACCTGAGTAGCTATTAACAGTGATGGCTGCTAAGGGACAGAGAATCTGTTTTCTTTAGGAGTACAGTTCCTTGCTCCAGTGGATGTCCCACACCCATGCCTTTAATATAGGTATATAGGTACTGCTAACCAAACTCAGGGTTATAGAAAACAAGAGGGagatatgtattatatataatgagTGGAGCCTGGAAAGGGTGGGGAACTgggaaatgaatataaataacaCTGTCCACAAGTATGaacttctcaaagaacaaatctATGTTTCGCTTTGGATTTAATGTAGtcagagagatgatggctcagtttGATGTAGAAAAACTGTCCCTCAAGCTGCCTTTTGtattagttcctgttatttttggcAAATCGGCTTACATGGATTTGTTTGGGGCACAAGGGACACATGTCTAGTTAGAGCTGGCATTGTGTTGCTTAAATAAATACTGATTTGTTACTATTCTAgaatgggtgggggaggagctaCTGAGGCACCACTCCTGGCTGGGGGGGTCTTTTCTCTGCAGTATGTGGCCATGGTGCATTGCTTATGCCCAATGCCAGTGCACATATGGGCAGCAGTAATTGGATTCAGTgggaatatatattatttattatgtattattatatattaatatattatatattatattatatattatattatattaaattatagtataatatatatatatatatatatatatatatactaaagaAGACATGAAGTGTGTTGGGGAGGCCAGACAGAGTTGAAGTAGGACGTGAATAGTAGATATGACCAAGACATAAGGCTCCTCCTATATGAAgtcttcaaagaataaaaataaaatttttaaaaaataaaataaacttgataAATAGTAGGATCTCAGCAAATGTGACATCTCTCTACCTTAAGGAGACACGCGTTTGGGAATTTATAATCTAAAACAGTTAAAAATACTGTATAACTGTGAGAAAGCCTCCTTAGAAGACTTAAAAGCCAGAGACAGCATGTGTGAGATTTTTCTCAGTGCTCTCAGGCTTCTCCCTGTTTCCTTACCCCCATTTGTAAGAGCGCACACACTccctccttgcctctgagagaCTCTTGGAATCATCAGAGGGTCCAACTCTCAGAAGTGTTCACACACAGTAGCATGTTTTGTTTGCTTCCCTTTACTTTCCCCTCATTTGCCATTGAGAAGTCTGTCCCCAATAAAATTCCCCgccctgcctggctctgcctgcaGGCGGTCACTTAGTCAGTGTGGCACCACCTGCTAAGACTTCCCTGTCCCTCATGTGCCTCTACGACttatgaaatttttttttgttttttggttttttttattttttttaactttagatgCTTGAAGATCTTTctttcctcagaaaaaaaaaagtttcctttttttccccatctttattaaattgggtatttcttttaaaacagttatTCAAGGTCTCTTTAAAAGCCCGGcttccaggtccagatgggtttagtgcagaattctatcagaccttcatagaagacctcataccaatattatccaaactattccacaaaattgaaacagatggagcactaccgaactccttctatgaagccacaattactcttatacctaaaccacacaaagacccaacaaagaaagagaacttcagaccaatttcccttatgaacatcggcgcaaaaaatactcaacaaaattctggcaaaccgaatccaagagcacatcaaaacaatcatccaccatgatcaagtaggtttcatcccaggcatgcagggatggtttaatatcgggaaaaccatcaacgtgatccattatataaacaaactgaaagaacaaaaccacatgataatttcattagatgctgaaaagcatttgacaaaattcaacacccttcatgataaaagtcctggaaagaataggaatccaaggcccatacctaaacatagtaaaagccatatacagcaaaccagtggctaacattaaactaaatggagagaaacttgaagcaatcccactaaaatcagggactagacaaggctgcccactctccctacttattcaatatagttcttgaagttctagccagagcaatcagacaacaaaaaggaggtcaagggatacagatcggaaagaagaagtcaaaatatcactatttgcagatgatatgatagtatatttaaagtgatcccaaaagttccaccagagaactactaaagctgataaacaacttcagcaaagtggctgggtataaaattaactcaaataaatcagtagccttcctctacaaaaagagaaacaagccgagaaagaaattagggaaacgacacccttcataatagacccaaataatataaaaaatacctcggtgtgactttaaccaagcaagtaaaaaatttgtacaacaagaacttcaagactctgaagaaagaaattgaagaagacctcagaagatggaaagatctcccatgctcatggattggcaggattaatatagtaaaatggccattctgccaaaagcgatctacagattcaatgcaatccccatcaaaataccaatcaattcttcaaagagttagacagaacaatttgcaaattcatctggaataacaaaaaacccaggatagctaaaactatgctcaacaataaaagaacatttgtgtgaatcaccatccctgatctccaGCTGTcctacagagcaattgtgataaaaactgcatggtattggtacagagacagacagatagaccaatggaatagaattgaagacccagaaatgaacccacacacctatggtcacttgatttttgacaaaggagccaaatccatccaatggaaaaaagatagcattttcagcaaatggtgctggttcaactggaggtcaacatgtagaagaatgcagatccatccatgcttatcaccctgtacaaagcttaagtccaagtggatcaaggacctccacatcaaaccagacacactcaaactaatagaagaaaaactagggaagcatctggaacacatgggcactggaaaaatttcctgaacaaaacaccaatggcttatgctctaagatcaagaatcgacaaatgggatctcataaaactacaaagcttctgtaaggcaaaggacactgtggtcaggacaaaacggcaaccaacagattgggaaaagatctttaccaatcctacaacagaatagaggccttatatccaaaatatacaaagaactcaaaaaagttagaccacaggggagacaaataaccctattaaaaatggggttcagagctaaacaaagaattcacagctgaggaatgccgaatggctgagaaacacctaaagaaatgttcaacatctttagtcatcagggaaatgcaaatcaaaacaaccctgagatttcacctcacaccagtgagaatggctaagatcaaaaactcaggtgacagcaaatgctggcgaggatgcggagaaagaggaacactcctccattgttggtggggttgcagactggtacaaccattctggaaatcagtctggaggtttctcagaaaattggacattgaactgcctgaggatccagctatacctctcttgggcatatacccaaaagatgccccaacatataaaaaagacacgtgctccactatgttcatcgcagccttatttataatagccagaagctggaaagaacccagatgcccttcaacagaggaatggatacagaaaatgtggtacatctacacaatggaatattactcagctatcaaaaacaacgactttatgaaattaaataggcaaatggttggaactggaaaatatcattctgagtgagctaacccaatcacagaaagacatacatggtatgcactcactgataagtggctattagcccaaatgcttgaattaccctagtggcctagaacaaatgaaactcaagacggatgatcaaaatgtgaaggcttcactccttctttaaaaggggaacaagaatacccttggcagggaagagaggcaaaagattaaaacagagactgaaggaacacccattcagagcctgccccacatgtggcccatacatatagagccacccaattagacaagatggatgaagcaaagaagtgcagaccgacaggagccggatgtagatcgatcctgagagacacagccagaatacagcaaatacagaggcgaatgccagcagcaaaccactgaactgagaacgggacccccgttgaaggaatcagagaatgaactggaagagcttgaaggggcttgagactccatatgtacaacaatgccaagcaaccagagcttccagggactaagccactacctaaagactatacatggactgaccctggactctgacctcataggtagcaatgaatatcctagtaagagcaccagtggaaggagaagccctgggtcctgctaagactgaacccccagtgaactagactgtcgggggagggcggcaatggggggagggtggggggaacacccataaggaagggggggagggaagggatgtttgccaaatgtacataagaaatactcaagttaataaaaaaaaaaaaaaaaaaaaaagccggctTCACTCACATGCAGGCATCTAAGAGTTAAATCTAGAactagggatgggggtgggggctctgtTTTCTAAAGCCGAAGGTTGCTGCTGCGTGATTAAGACTTGATGATGCTCTTAATGTTTAGCCATGTGAACAGGTGACCTTAATCTGTTACATCCCATCAGAAAATAATTCAGATTTAAGTCTTTTGCAAGGTATTTGGGACTGCTCGCGAATGCACTTTCATAAGGTGCCAGTGGGAAGAGCGGGAGAATTGAGGATTGCTTTATCCGTGGGTCTCCATGAGCAGTGGTTTTCTTCCCACCTGAAATTCTGCTGAATGTGCTCAACCCTATAGGCAGAACAGGAATTCGGCAGCAAAAGAATTTTAGCTGTGTTTTATGTGTTCCATCAGAAAGCTATGAAgtattttatctaaaaaaaaaaaaagatagtttttGTCTAGGTTTAAATAATGTTGAAAGGGATTTGAATGCAAATGTATCTAAAAGATTTTCTGTGGTCAAATTTTTAATACACCAATATTATTGGAAACCAGTTCCTGCCTAAAGCaacatgactttctttttttaaaaagatttttatgtttacttgtgtgtgtgagtgtgtgtatgtgtgtgtgtgtgtgtgtgtgtgtgtgtgtgtgtgtgtgtgtgtgtgtgtgtggtggtggtggttttaaaaaaaaaaaaaaaaaaaaaaaaaaagcctttggtAGCCCAGCTAGTGGTGGTGCaagcttttagtcccagcactcagaagacagaggcaagcagatctctgtgagttgaagccaacctggtctacagagcgagttccaggacagcaagggctaccgAAAGAAACACGGTACTttggtttgaaaaacaaaaccaaagtaacaacaacagcaataagaAATGCTGCCCCCGCTCTGCTCTTAGTCACATTCACTAAACTTGCGTGGTTCCTGCTGAACTTGCAATGCCTCTGACAACTTCAGAAACCAAAGTCTTTCAAAGTAACAATATTTTAGACTACTTTACTGACTCAAAAGTAAAGAGAGGCGTGGGTGTCTCTACAATGGAAAACAGCTGTGCTTACAACTTAAggtaaaggaagggaaagaatgtATCATGTGAAAAATTCTACAAACAAAACTTTACGGAGAGGCTCGCAGAATTAAAGTCTAGTTTTAAAGCATGCCAAGCGACCCTCTTTTTATACCATGAACTATATGTCAAACTTTAACTTATAAACTAGCTGGTAAAATTTGATAATTCGACCACTGTTTTAAGCAGTACGATTCGGGGGAGCTCAGCCATTTCAGCAGTCTGTTGATTTAAGTGTGTTCTACCTTTGTTTGCCACGACTCAATAAGCATTTTATCAAATACAAAATGCACTTGTTCTTCAGAAGAGGGTTTTATTAACACTtatcacctctctcctctctccctgtctctctccctgtctgtctctgtctctctgtctctctctgtctctgtctctctatctctgtctctctctctgtctctctctcacacacacacacacgcgcacacacacacacacacacagagagagagagagagagagagagagagagagagagagagcaccatgGGGACAGACTTTTGTCCCAATGACGAGGAACAGACCAGACCAAACCACAAGATGGATGGTAAACAATATCTTCAGAGAAAAATGtttagagacaaaggggaaaaactaTCAgactcaaaatgaaataaatcgtACTGGGCTGGTGCtccaagcctgtaatcccaacacgtGGGGAACAGAAGGGTCATAAGTTGGAGACCACTGAGCTGCCTTGCCTCAAAGCCAAGAGCAACGCCTGATGGTGTTGCTTGTGTCCTGAGGAAGCTGTACGTAAGTAAAGCCTCGCCACTGACCTCTTCAGGTCGTGAATCCCAACAGATGCTTGCTAGTGTGGGTTTGTCTAAGAACCCCCTAAATCTTCTTGAACAAAAAGGGGTAAAGGATGAAACGATTTCAGAAACGCTGTGCAAAGAGAACTGAGGCGAGCCCCGGGGGAGTATTTCCAAGTCAGAGTAATTGCTCTTACTTTCTGCCCTCCAGCAGCAAGATCAATAACGGGGCAGAGATGTAAAAAGAAGCAGCTGCGGGGACTTAGCTTGGGGATGTCATTGTGTCACAGAATGTGCCACGTTAAAGGGTACTGAGCGCAGTGGTGGTCCCCAGCACTATGAACTCCCCGCCAGAGACTAACTCACGCAAGCTGCAGACGGCGCCAGGAAAGAGATGGTATAGGCATCCCGAGGagaagatgcttgcagctgagACGGGACGGATGGGGAGTCAGGGCGTGGCTGGCGGGGCAGGTTAGGGAGACCGTGGTGGAGCAGTGTGCTGTGCGGGAAGGTGCTGGGAAACAGTGAAGTCAGGCGAATGGATGGAAATGCATTTGGACCTTGAATATGGTGGTGCGGAATCTGAGGGGTCATGACAGTGTCCTTCCTCGTGTGGTTTCAGCAAGTCTGTTGATAAGATATTTATGGTCCCCGGGGATTTGATTACTCGCTGAGAgttcaaagaagaaagacacacgagtctacaaaataaaaatcaataggATAAAAATAGGTCCAGCTAGAGGGAGCCTGTACGTGGGACAGCTAGGCTTTGAAAAGGTCAATGGCTGGGAGGAGACCTAGGCTGGGAGGCTAGTATGGGAAGCAAAGGATGTTTGGACAGAGTTTCCACTGGTTTGCTTAGGTGTGAGAGCTTTGTGAAGTCTTGGGAATTGTTGGGAAGACCGCCCATGAGATTCACAAAACCTACTCCTACCTGGTCTGTGGGGCTTGCGTTTGACGTTGACACCCATGTTAGATATCTGCTCTTCTTTTGAGCATCCCCTGACTCCCCATCTCCATGCTACTGTCATGTAACCACAGGCTTTATACAAACCTGTTAATGATGCTCATCACTTTACAGCAACTAGCCCTCTGCTGTCTCCTTAAAGACAGGgctgtccccacccccccccattctaCCAATATCTTGCACAATACCTGTCACTTAGCAGACTCTCATAGTGTCGAATCTTTATCAGTCGTCACCTGCCCAGTGTCACCCCCGCCCCATGCTGTCCCACCCCTGAGAAACAGTACCACAGGAAGATGCATGCCCACACAGTAACAGGGCTACTCTCCGTGCTCACCGCTGAAGCTAAAACAGACCCTTCCCTTGCATTCCTAAATCTTCCCCTAAGGATTCCGCATGCTTTCTGGAGTACTTCCAGATGGCAAGGTGTGTAAATAGAGAGCACTGTCAGCGTCTGGGCTGGCTAGCAGACACAGCCTGGGACTGGTCCTTACCTGCTTCAGCCACACATTCGTCGTCATCAGCTGATTCTTTTCATCCTAAGAAAGAGACAGTTAAAAAGGCCCAACGTTAAACAGAGTCTCCTGGTGTGCAGCACCAGGGTAGCTGCACAAATTCCTTGAAAGCAGTTGCAAAGGCGTGCATAGAACCTGTGGAAGCCCAAAGCACACCAAACCCCAGTGTCGAGGTGGACACGGGCAGGAAATTCCACTCCTAGCTGTGGAACTATTGCCCATTGTTAGCTTGTGGGAGATGAGGGGGACAGTTTTCTCCGAGAGGGTACCTCTGGTTAAACCACCCATGATGCACATGTCCAAGAATATTTAGGCATCAGAAACTGGCGTTGGGGTGTTCGTTTTTGAGGGTTTAGCGTTGGGTGAACAGGGAGGGAGGCGAAtctgaggatggatgggaggagtATCAAAGTAACTTGTTTGAAGCtctcaaaaaactaataaaaacattttaatagttGGCAGTTTAAAAGGGGtgaaagtggggttggggatttggctctgtggtagagcgcttgcctagcaagcacaaggccctgggttcggtccccagctccaaaaaaaaaaaaaaaatagacaaaaaaaaggGGGTGAAAGTGAAGGGTTTCCatcttattgattgattgattgattgattgattggattTTTATTAGGAAGAATCCCGAGTCTTATTTTTGGTGGCATACAAAACCCAAAAGATTCAAAGATTCCAAACTTAAGAACAAGTCAACGGTATGTGACCTTAAAGCACTCTGCATATCAGATCAAGCAGTAATTCACTATGAGGAAACTTTCAGCAACTGACCAACTCAGACAATGGTACAAAGCAGGAAACTGAAGCTGGATTTAAGACAAACCATGTATAATTTTCCAGAAAGAATCCTGGGTTATTTAGACAGCCTCGAGAGCAGAGAGGCGGGACAGAGGCTTGAGCCACGTGGGAGAAGTATTCTATGGCTTCGGGACCACAGTAGAATGAATTCCTACATTTGAGCAATTTAAGCCTATAGGTTCCTCCAAACAGAAACACAGCAGACACTGAAG carries:
- the Chrnb3 gene encoding neuronal acetylcholine receptor subunit beta-3 isoform X2, which codes for MILFILSGATAGLSSVAEHEDALLRHLFQGYQKWVRPVLNSSDIIKVYFGLKISQLVDVDEKNQLMTTNVWLKQEWTDQKLRWNPEEYGGINSIKVPSESLWLPDIVLFENADGRFEGSLMTKAIVKSSGTVSWTPPASYKSSCTMDVTFFPFDRQNCSMKFGSWTYDGTMVDLILINENVDRKDFFDNGEWEILNAKGMKGNRREGFYSYPFVTYSFVLRRLPLFYTLFLIIPCLGLSFLTVLVFYLPSDEGEKLSLSTSVLVSLTVFLLVIEEIIPSSSKVIPLIGEYLLFIMIFVTLSIIVTVFVINVHHRSSSTYHPMAPWVKRLFLQRLPRWLCMKDPMDRFSFPDGKESDTAVRRKVSGKRKQTPASDGERVLVAFLEKASESIRYISRHVKKEHFISQVVQDWKFVAQVLDRIFLWLFLIASVLGSILIFIPALKMWIHRFH
- the Chrnb3 gene encoding neuronal acetylcholine receptor subunit beta-3 isoform X1, whose product is MAGFLRVFLVLSATLSGSWVTLTATAGLSSVAEHEDALLRHLFQGYQKWVRPVLNSSDIIKVYFGLKISQLVDVDEKNQLMTTNVWLKQEWTDQKLRWNPEEYGGINSIKVPSESLWLPDIVLFENADGRFEGSLMTKAIVKSSGTVSWTPPASYKSSCTMDVTFFPFDRQNCSMKFGSWTYDGTMVDLILINENVDRKDFFDNGEWEILNAKGMKGNRREGFYSYPFVTYSFVLRRLPLFYTLFLIIPCLGLSFLTVLVFYLPSDEGEKLSLSTSVLVSLTVFLLVIEEIIPSSSKVIPLIGEYLLFIMIFVTLSIIVTVFVINVHHRSSSTYHPMAPWVKRLFLQRLPRWLCMKDPMDRFSFPDGKESDTAVRRKVSGKRKQTPASDGERVLVAFLEKASESIRYISRHVKKEHFISQVVQDWKFVAQVLDRIFLWLFLIASVLGSILIFIPALKMWIHRFH